The following proteins are co-located in the Nocardia bhagyanarayanae genome:
- the leuC gene encoding 3-isopropylmalate dehydratase large subunit: MADRPRTLAEKVWDQHVVARGEGEGASREPDLIYIDLHLVHEVTSPQAFDGLRAAGRKVRRPDLTIATEDHNVPTIDIDKPIADPISRTQVETLRRNCAEFGVRLHPMGDLDQGIVHVVGPQLGLTQPGTTVVCGDSHTSTHGAFGALAMGIGTSEVEHVLATQTLSLRPFKTMAINIDGELPHGVTSKDVILAVIAQIGTGGGQGYVLEYRGEAVRAMSMEARMTMCNMSIEAGARAGMIAPDEVTYEFLKGRPHAPQGADWDAAVAAWDALKTDEGAVFDAEVHIDASKLTPFVTWGTNPGQGLPLGETVPDPAEIADETAREAAEKALRYMDLEPGTPLRQIPIDTVFVGSCTNGRIEDLRAVAGILKGRRVADGVRMLVVPGSMRVRAQAEKEGLGEIFTAAGAEWRQAGCSMCLGMNPDQLSPGQRCASTSNRNFEGRQGKGGRTHLVSPLVAAATAVRGTLSSPADLN, encoded by the coding sequence ATGGCCGACCGCCCACGCACCCTGGCCGAAAAGGTGTGGGATCAGCACGTCGTAGCCCGCGGCGAGGGTGAAGGCGCCTCGCGCGAGCCCGATCTGATCTACATCGATCTGCACCTGGTGCACGAAGTGACGAGTCCGCAGGCCTTCGACGGACTGCGGGCCGCGGGCAGGAAGGTGCGTCGCCCCGACCTGACCATCGCGACCGAGGACCACAACGTCCCCACCATCGATATCGATAAGCCGATCGCCGACCCCATTTCCCGCACCCAGGTCGAGACGCTGCGGCGCAACTGCGCGGAATTCGGTGTCCGGCTGCACCCGATGGGCGATCTCGATCAGGGCATCGTGCACGTGGTCGGTCCGCAGCTCGGCCTGACCCAGCCCGGCACGACCGTGGTGTGCGGCGACAGCCACACCTCCACGCACGGCGCGTTCGGCGCGCTGGCGATGGGCATCGGCACCAGCGAGGTCGAACACGTGCTGGCGACACAGACTTTGTCGCTGCGCCCGTTCAAGACGATGGCCATCAATATCGACGGTGAACTGCCGCACGGGGTCACCAGCAAGGACGTGATCCTCGCCGTCATCGCCCAGATCGGCACCGGCGGCGGCCAGGGCTACGTCCTGGAGTACCGCGGCGAGGCCGTGCGCGCCATGTCCATGGAGGCGCGGATGACGATGTGCAACATGTCCATCGAGGCGGGCGCCCGCGCGGGCATGATCGCGCCGGACGAGGTCACCTACGAGTTCCTGAAGGGCCGCCCGCACGCGCCCCAGGGCGCCGACTGGGATGCCGCGGTGGCCGCATGGGACGCGCTGAAGACGGACGAGGGCGCCGTTTTCGACGCCGAGGTGCACATCGACGCGAGCAAGCTGACGCCGTTCGTCACCTGGGGCACCAACCCGGGGCAGGGCCTGCCGCTGGGCGAGACCGTGCCCGACCCCGCCGAGATTGCCGACGAGACGGCGCGGGAGGCCGCGGAGAAAGCGCTGCGGTACATGGATTTGGAGCCGGGAACTCCGCTTCGGCAGATCCCGATCGACACCGTATTCGTCGGATCGTGCACCAACGGACGCATCGAGGATTTGCGCGCTGTGGCCGGGATTTTGAAGGGACGGCGCGTCGCGGACGGCGTGCGAATGCTGGTCGTACCGGGCTCGATGCGGGTTCGCGCGCAGGCGGAAAAAGAAGGATTGGGTGAGATTTTCACCGCGGCCGGCGCCGAATGGCGGCAGGCCGGTTGTTCGATGTGCCTGGGAATGAACCCGGATCAGCTTTCGCCGGGCCAGCGCTGCGCCTCCACCTCGAACCGCAACTTCGAAGGCAGGCAGGGCAAAGGCGGGCGCACCCACCTGGTTTCCCCGCTGGTGGCCGCCGCGACGGCGGTCCGCGGAACTCTGTCCTCGCCCGCGGATCTGAACTGA
- the leuD gene encoding 3-isopropylmalate dehydratase small subunit yields MEAFTVHKGIGVPLRRSNVDTDQIIPAVYLKRVTRTGFEDGLFAAWRTDPDFILNTEPFKRGSVLVAGPDFGTGSSREHAVWALSDYGFRVVISPRFADIFRGNAGKGGLLAAQMSQNDVELLWKMIEEQPGLELVVDLQARTVTAGTVVLPFDIDDYTRWRLLEGLDDIGLTLRRSDVIAEFEKARPSWKPTTLPAHISQA; encoded by the coding sequence ATGGAAGCCTTCACCGTGCACAAGGGGATCGGCGTGCCGCTGCGCCGCTCCAACGTCGACACCGACCAGATCATCCCGGCGGTCTATCTGAAGCGGGTCACTCGAACCGGATTCGAGGACGGCCTGTTCGCGGCCTGGCGAACCGACCCTGACTTCATTTTGAACACCGAGCCCTTCAAGCGGGGTAGTGTGCTGGTTGCGGGTCCGGATTTCGGTACCGGTTCCTCACGCGAGCATGCCGTATGGGCGCTGTCGGACTACGGCTTTCGGGTGGTCATCTCGCCCCGATTCGCCGACATCTTCCGTGGCAATGCGGGTAAGGGCGGCCTGTTGGCGGCCCAGATGTCACAGAACGATGTCGAATTGCTCTGGAAGATGATCGAGGAACAGCCCGGTCTCGAATTGGTAGTGGATCTCCAGGCGCGAACCGTGACGGCAGGAACCGTCGTGTTGCCGTTCGATATTGATGACTACACCCGGTGGCGCCTGCTCGAGGGTTTGGACGACATCGGTCTGACGCTCCGGCGTAGCGACGTCATCGCCGAGTTCGAAAAGGCAAGGCCGAGTTGGAAGCCCACCACCCTGCCCGCCCATATTTCGCAGGCGTAA
- a CDS encoding IclR family transcriptional regulator produces the protein MRQHSGIGVLDKAVAVLYAVAEHPCGLNELCTRTGLPRATAHRLAVGLEVHRLLARDNNGTWRPGPALAELAAGATDPLQEAAAAILPRLREITGESVQLYCRDGGARVCIAAMEPPVGLRDTVPIGARLPLTAGSAAKVLLAWADPELQRTILADAVFGERALAEVRKRGWAQSAAERAAGVASVSAPVRDTAGNVIAAVSVSGPIDRMGRRPGARWAADLVAAADALHKRL, from the coding sequence ATGAGACAGCATAGCGGTATCGGCGTCCTCGACAAAGCAGTGGCAGTCCTCTACGCCGTCGCGGAGCATCCCTGCGGTCTCAACGAGTTGTGCACCCGCACCGGCCTGCCGAGGGCCACCGCGCACCGGCTGGCCGTCGGCCTCGAGGTGCACCGTCTGCTCGCCCGCGACAACAACGGAACGTGGCGGCCGGGTCCGGCCCTCGCCGAGCTCGCCGCGGGCGCGACCGATCCCCTTCAGGAGGCCGCGGCGGCCATTCTGCCCCGGCTGCGCGAGATCACCGGCGAGAGCGTCCAACTGTATTGCCGCGACGGCGGCGCCAGGGTCTGTATCGCCGCCATGGAACCGCCTGTCGGCCTGCGCGACACCGTCCCGATCGGCGCCCGCCTACCGCTGACCGCGGGCTCGGCCGCCAAGGTGCTGCTCGCATGGGCGGATCCGGAGTTGCAGCGCACCATCCTCGCCGACGCGGTGTTCGGCGAACGCGCGCTCGCCGAAGTGCGCAAGCGGGGGTGGGCGCAGAGCGCGGCCGAGCGGGCGGCGGGCGTGGCCAGCGTCTCCGCGCCGGTGCGCGACACGGCGGGCAACGTGATCGCCGCGGTCTCGGTCTCCGGCCCGATCGACCGGATGGGCCGCAGGCCCGGCGCGCGCTGGGCGGCCGATCTGGTCGCCGCCGCGGACGCACTGCACAAGCGTCTGTAA
- a CDS encoding HU family DNA-binding protein — protein sequence MNKAELIDVLTEKLGTDRRTATAAVEHVVDTIVRAVHKGQSVTITGFGVFEQRKRAARVARNPRTGETVKVKPTSVPAFRPGAQFKAVIAGKQKLAATGPAVKRGVNAPVAAKKAAAKKTAAKKAAAKKATATKAPAKTTAKKAAAKAPAKTTARKTATTAKKAPAKKTATKATAAKKTAAKKTATKATAAKKTTAAKKAPAKKTAAKKAPARRTR from the coding sequence ATGAACAAGGCGGAACTGATCGACGTTCTGACCGAAAAGTTGGGTACGGACAGGCGCACGGCTACCGCGGCAGTCGAGCATGTTGTGGACACCATCGTGCGCGCGGTGCACAAAGGCCAGAGCGTCACGATCACCGGATTCGGTGTGTTCGAACAGCGTAAGCGTGCCGCCCGTGTGGCTCGGAACCCGCGCACCGGCGAAACCGTCAAGGTGAAGCCGACTTCGGTGCCCGCGTTCCGTCCCGGCGCCCAATTCAAGGCGGTCATCGCGGGCAAGCAGAAGCTCGCGGCGACCGGTCCTGCGGTCAAGCGTGGCGTGAATGCCCCTGTGGCGGCGAAGAAGGCGGCCGCCAAGAAGACGGCGGCGAAGAAGGCCGCCGCCAAGAAGGCGACCGCCACCAAGGCGCCCGCCAAGACGACGGCCAAGAAGGCCGCGGCCAAGGCTCCGGCGAAGACCACCGCCCGGAAGACGGCCACCACCGCCAAGAAGGCGCCCGCCAAGAAGACGGCCACCAAGGCCACCGCGGCCAAGAAGACCGCGGCCAAGAAGACGGCCACCAAGGCCACCGCCGCCAAGAAGACCACGGCGGCGAAGAAGGCTCCGGCCAAGAAGACCGCGGCCAAGAAGGCTCCGGCCCGCCGCACGCGCTGA